The following nucleotide sequence is from Trifolium pratense cultivar HEN17-A07 linkage group LG2, ARS_RC_1.1, whole genome shotgun sequence.
TACCATTCTGAGAAACAGAGGCAACCGGTGCAGTAGTTTGCATTTGTGCCTTCAGTTTGAGATACTCATTATACTCTGCGGTAGAAAGGGAGACTTGACCACCGGTGTTAGAGGCTTCAATTTGAGCAACATTCACAACTTTGGGCTGCAATTGATTAGCTTTTGTTCGGCACTCTGCTTCAATGTGGCCAATACGGTTGCAAAAGGTACAGCGGGATCGATGTCGATTATTTCCACGTCCTCCGCCTCTGCCACCTCGTTGATAGTAATTTGAGACAAGTGCAGTAGAGTCAACAGGCACATTGAGAGAAGTGGACACCGGAATAGCGGCTGGAGTATGAGCTGAGAGACGCAGTAGCTGCTCGCAAACAGTGTCGTATGACGGGACAGTAGCACTAGATAAAATTTGATTGCGAACTGAGTCAAGTTCTGGTGGAAGACCAGCAAGTGCTAACACCATAAAGAATTTTCCACGTTGTTCAGCATGTTTGTCGACATTATCAGTAAAAGGCATAAGTGCATCAAAATCAGCAATCAGACTATCAAGTTTCCCCACATAGCTTTGCATATCCATGTCATCTTTCTTCATGGAAATAAGATTAGAGACAACTTTATATAAACGATTGACATCGTTGGAATATGTCTTCTTTGCCTTTGCCCAAACATCGTAGCATGTCTTAAATGAACGAAACTGGGCTTGAAGTTTTGCATCAATTGAGTACCAAAGGACACTACAGAGGGAGGCATCAACCTGTTTCCAACTTGGTTGATCCTTGGTAGGGACATTCTTGTACTGTTTGAGCAAATGGTCCTGACGACCTTGTCCTTCAAACCAAAGTTCAACGGCAGCAGCCCAACCAGATCACACACTCTATGTATTTATAATGTAGATACAATAAATACAAGGAAGCCCAGTTAGTTGGGGAGACTAGGACTATTAATAACTAAGGAAGCCCAGTTAGTTGGGGAGACTAGGACTATTAATAACTAATCTAGGAAGATGTAAAGTTCATAGAATATctacatattttctttattcTAACACATGCCATGTTATTGTTCTTATTGAATGGATGAAATAGATGTAACTTTGAGAATTACCCTAAGTGTTGTATTCTGTTAAACAGGGAAATAGAAGCTGAGGAGTCTGGCATTGAGGGTATACTAAATCGGCTGGAGAAACACAGAAATAGTTCTTTTGGACGTGGATTTGGAGAGAAAGAAGATTGTATTTCATCTGATAATGATAAAGAGAAGTGGGAACATAGAACTACAACGGATGGAGTAAGTATAAAATCCCCTCCAACTGATTTAGGTTGTTCAttagtttctatttttattacatgtcagaagtaaaaaaataatcttgGAATTATGGAACACCATCCGTGATGTTGAAAATAATGTAACAATCATATTTTCAGTGTTTCTTCTATTATGTATTTCTTCCAATCAGTTAAAGTTAATTGCAATATAGTTTTACTGTTCAAAGAACATATAGTGAGCTGTTGTGACCAGAAATTGAGAGAATCTAGTTTAAAATAGTTAAACGTTTCTTTAGATGATCTGCAGTACTCTACGTAAAATAATGATGTTGGTGTCTCATTTGTTGTAAAGGTAGCTGCCAACCTTGGCAACAGTAGTAGACCATCCTCGTTGAAACCAACAACCATTCGTATCAGTGGTTCCCAGATCAAACTTGACCAGAACGGATCACAATTAGGTTCTGATAATTCAAGAAACTCAATTAAGCCAGAGACATGGAGAAGTTGGATTGTTCAGAGAACTGGTTCTTCAGATGCAGATTTTGAAGGTaatctttttttcattttcaggtTATGCCTTTCTTTGTACTATAGTCATGATTAACTAATATATTTGTAATTATGACATACAGATGCGGAAATTATTCCCAGTCAAACTCAGAAAGGAGATGTTAGCGATGTTTATGGACAACCTAAAATCGTCAAAATAGGAGAATTTTCTCACAAAATAAACAGAGAAACAGGATTAGATTCTCTTGACATAATTGGAAATGCaaatgaaaatgacataaaatcCCGAATCCAGCTTCTGGAATCAGAGCTATCCTCTGTACTTCACACGTTGAGGTCTAACACCAGTGAAGTGACAACGCTGACGGTAAGCTTTTAATcgtaataataatatagtgaGGCTAATAATAGGACTTTTATGTAAATTACCCCAATAAGAAGTTAAGAAATAGAAACAAGATTCACACACTGCTTGCATTTTTCATGCAGGAGGGGTGATTTTATTATCAATTattgaaaacaacaaaaattatagaTATCAGAATTTGTTACCGTAAAGAAACTAGAGCCTAGAAGAATGTTCACTTTTTAATAGAATAGTATTTCATTCACTCTGAACATCAGTTTGAAGGCCCTCTCCTCAGAAAATCCTAAAACTGGTCTTTATTTGTCTGCTGTATATTCTTCAATAGGAACAGAAGAACTCTTCGGATAATCTCGAAAAGCTTTCCGATGCTTGGGAATTCCAGGAAACTGAAATCATGAATGCTCAAGCCAGACTGCGTTCGTTACGTGCCAAGCTAGCAGTGTTAGAAGGAAAGATGACATTGGCAATAATGTATCCTCAGACACCATTCAAATGATTTCACAATTCACACGGAAAAAATATCTAAATCTTGacattatcatattattttctCCCAGGGATGCACAGAAGGCTCTGGATGAGAAGCAGAAGAAGATTGATCATGTCCACAAAGCTTTGAAACTTTTGAAGCCTACTTGTGTAGTTTGGCCTAATATTGCTTCTGAAGTATTTTTGTTAGGGTCATTTGATGGCTGGTCCTCCCAGGTATAATATCTTTCTGAGAAATTTTTATTTAGGTTATTATATCATGTCcgtttgtgattttttttaattataaaaaatggtCTAATAAACTTTAAAATGATTAATcaagcttttttttttcgtcCCTTTTTTACAAAAGTTATCGAAATAAATGATATCATAAAAGCGCTTTCGTTTATAATTTAATCCAAATGCATCATGGTATTATACGCGCCCTGGGTGTAAATTGATTTATTAAGACACCTTCTCTACATGGGTTTCATGGTTCTCCTTGAGAGGGGTCGTTTTCACTTTGGAATAATTTCAAAAGGAACTCCTTCACACCTCCCTCTTGTATAAGTTATAACTATAATAAGTCAAAGATGGCGTATCTTCATTGAGTTCTGACTTTGGTAAATAGGTTGATGCAACAATTGTTGAAAATGCTTTAAAAGTTTTGAAATTGTTATGTTAATCGCATGGATGCCATATCAAATGTCAGTTCATGGTTCACAAACAATCTTGCTTAGGATTTGTGCATATACTATAGATGAAAGTACTCTTAGAATGAATCATCAACATTTCCTGTGTTATTGTCTAGGAATCATAGGTCAGTTGCAAGGGCATCATCAATGAAATTAAATTGCCTTTGCTTTTGTCATTGTATTCTGCAAAAATCAATTCTGATTTGTCTTTGATTTGTAGAATGACAAATGCAGCATAACAATATTTTGTATATGTTATCTCCTGATGTTGTTCAGATAGATACCTATACTGAACACCAACATATTATTACTTTGCAGAGAAAGATGGAGAAATCAAATACTGGTATATTTTCTGTGTATTTGCAACTGTATCCTGGAACATATGAGGTTAGTTGTATTTTATCCAAAAAATGATTTCCTAAACCTGTTGATGTTGTGATAAGTAAGATATAAGCTGCAGGTGGTATAATCATTTAGTTTTTTGTTGCAGATCAAGTTCATTGTTGACGGTGAATGGAAAATCGATCCATTGCGTCCAGTGGTCAACAACAATGGCTTTGTGAATAATCTTCTCGTGATTCATGATTGATGTTGatgtaacaaaaaaagttgAGTGAGGATGACATGCATTAGGTTAGTCACCCAATTTTTTAGCCATTTTTTCACTCTTGTACAAAGTATAGAGTGAGaggttaatttattttttatttagtcctTGTAACACTTTTAGATGTAGATAACTTGAGTGATCTCAAACTAATctttattcaattatttttaacacATTCATATAATTGTGCAAGTAGTGCCACATTCACAGGTTTCAATGTTGTTCTTAGCATGCTCCCAGATTAATTAAGTATACTTTTACAGTTCTATAAGTATTCATGCTTTTTAGAACCAGCTTGaaattttccttttctttgtaCACATTTCTTCAATCGATGAACGGCAAT
It contains:
- the LOC123906907 gene encoding protein PTST homolog 2, chloroplastic, which encodes MHSLTSPSLSVFFPHLNLSLFHPIIVSFPSSRKVQRVAVLSELGLVIGGESFSPRKGNLHTQKGLCWSCSRVLTRCKNWDGEFSSLEDEILEFMQNSDNPERFPTKEELVKAGRLDLAEAIVKEGGWLSYGWNLNDGFVERVDFEDGSSSEIQGNVTRTSGVAGSSASSSFDNSSQSVESVEIEAEESGIEGILNRLEKHRNSSFGRGFGEKEDCISSDNDKEKWEHRTTTDGVAANLGNSSRPSSLKPTTIRISGSQIKLDQNGSQLGSDNSRNSIKPETWRSWIVQRTGSSDADFEDAEIIPSQTQKGDVSDVYGQPKIVKIGEFSHKINRETGLDSLDIIGNANENDIKSRIQLLESELSSVLHTLRSNTSEVTTLTEQKNSSDNLEKLSDAWEFQETEIMNAQARLRSLRAKLAVLEGKMTLAIMDAQKALDEKQKKIDHVHKALKLLKPTCVVWPNIASEVFLLGSFDGWSSQRKMEKSNTGIFSVYLQLYPGTYEIKFIVDGEWKIDPLRPVVNNNGFVNNLLVIHD